tctgcagagcttgATAGATTTAATACCTGTGAAATTCCCTTTATTGGGAGGGAGGGGCAGGACTGAAGGTGTCAGAAAAAGTGGCCAGAAATAAAGGAGACAACAGAGCTTTGCAAGATGCTCGGGGGATGTGGAACTGGTCCCAGTTCAGATCACTGGACCTGAGCATCCTCCCAGCCACCAGAAACCAGAGagaaaagtggttttaaaagaaagaatttaaaaccCCAGCATTGCACTGGGACATAAAGGAGCCTGGGGTAGCCAAGTGAGGGGCTGGAGTTGCCTTGTGCAACCCTGTGAGTGGGTGAGCTcttctattgctttttttttaattcttattctaatttattatttattcttctttcttgcatttcccctttgccttcctctgctctaAGTCTGGTCACCAACTCTCTGTTTGCAGATCCCTGGAGAAGTTGTGAACACCCTGTGTGGGTACAGGACCCTGGATAAAGAGGTAACGTtggctttttcctccttccataGAAAATCTGGTTCTCCTTCCCCAAACCTCTTAAAATAACCCAGttctctgctcttcctcacCTAGGATGGCAGCTACTGCAGCTAGATAAATGCAGACATTCATTTTGAGTGCTTTTTTCCTGGCAGGGTGTTGCTCAGGCACAGCCAAGCTTGGGCAGGCTCGAATTCCCTGGAAGCTTTGAGGTGGCCTCTGTGGGAGCATCCAGCTCTCTGCTTGATCAGCCCTGGGAAATTCAGCTCCTCAGATGAGTTTTGAGGCTTGGTGGTTGGAGAGAAGCTGATTCTGAGGCCTTCAGGGGTGACAGTGATGTCACCATCCCCGGGTACCAATCTGTAGCTCCCAGGGATGGGTTTATTTGTCAAAAACCAACCCAAGTGAAGGGTCTAATCCCAAGAAATCAGTTCCACAGCACTTCTCACACCACTCCTTTGGTTTTCCAAGAAGGGGGAAATGCAACAGGTAACATTTCCTCCCCAAACCCAAGATCTCAGCCCTGTGAtgctcctctcccctctgcttccagcGCCTGGAGCTGCTCGAGGTGATCCACGTCCGAGGCTGCATCCACGCCGTGGGGCTCTGGCTCAAAGACAACTTCGAGGCCACTTTGGGCATCGTttgctccctgctgcttcctcaggTACATCCTGGATCCAGGCAGGGTCTGGAGGAGGAAAACTTCAcagttttggttctttttttccccctctgtttGCCTCTTTGTCTTGGGTGGGAAACATCGTGGCTCTTCCTGGAGCATCCTCAGCAAACTGAGCAGACTctgcctgcagtgctggtgCTTCCCaacctgctcctggcagcttcATCAGGGGTTaaggaacagcaggaaaaagcaggatGTGCATTCTGAGCACAGGGCATccctttctgtttgtttatcCAGCTCCCTTCAAACAGAGCATAAATTTTAACCCAAATCACCTTCAGTTCTGATGAAATCCATTTCCCCTTAAGTTGCTGGAGGTTCCCAGTGACTTCCCAGCACAGGTAACAAAGCTTTTCATCACAGGTGGCCCACAAGGAGAGAAATTTGGGGTGGCAGCTGGGGCTACCCCTCTGCAACACTCTGGGCACTGTGCTAGCAAGGAGGTGAAGCTCTCTCCTAGATctttccagaattatttttgaCCAAACTTTGGTGATTTAGAGTTGCTTTGAGCCTTCAGGGAGTTCCTTTCAAGGCTCCCAAGCAAAAAGTCTTTTTATCTCCTGGGATGTGACATTGGGTTTGCCTCAGGGGAGGTACTTGTGATGTTTACCAGATGTGGGGTTTTATCTAAATGGGAATGAAATGGTTGCAATTGTTTGTGTGTTTCTGCTTGTGGTGAAAATGGTGTTGGATAAAGGTTGGATAAAGCAGAAGCTGATGGGGAAATAGTTTTTCTAAGGGTGGACTTTGATTGAATCCTAGAGtgtcagcttggaagggacctcaaggaccaTCTGCTCCAATCCTTCTCAtgttattgtttatatgagatgaAATCTCAGCTGGATGGGGTGCTGAGGCTTCAAACTTCtcaaagtgggggaatccaccccttcccctgagagaccattccagtgtctgactgtgCTCAGGATGAAAAGTTATCATCTGGTGTCTGATGGGaacctccccaggagcaccttgtgcccattgccccatgtcttgtccatgggactccttgtgaacagggagtctccatctgctTTGCAGCCCCCTTTGAAGTTCTGGAACATCATAATGAGGTTCTTGGAGCCTtctgaacagacccagttctCTCGAGGTCTCAGATGGTTTCAAATTAAAATCCAGGATGAGGGAGCACTTTGTGCCCATCCTACCTGGGATGCTCCTCCTTTCTCAAGTGCTTTCTGTAAAGATGAGCAATGGTTTTCTGCTGTGCTACCAACCAGGAGAGGGAACGGGCCCAGAAATGGGGTGAGAATGTTCTGGAATAGCAACGACCACTTCCATCTGCCTCCTAGGATGTCAAGAGGCCATTGCAGGAGCCTCCTGTTGTGTTCCCCATTAACCAGCCAACAGGAAGCTCTTAATTGGGAAGGATGGAGAATCAAACCAGAGCTGGCAATGAGGGTTGCTGAGCCTTGATGAAGATCAAGTgctttttgggatttttttttcctggcgTGCCCTTAAATGCTGCAGAACCTCATTCGCCCCATCTGCTCCCTATTTCCAGGTTTTAAATATAAATCAGATTGGGTTCTGTCAAGTTTTGGGAGGGAGTTCTGTTATAAATGGCCATctgtgctgccaggagctgTCAGCCCAGAAACAGCTtcattcccagctcctgccagcagaaAGCTGGGGTGAGGATCTTGTCTGGCAAGCCAAGGGGAAAGGGGTGGCACTGGTGATGTAGGGAGGTGCCAGTGCCTTGAACTTGGGGTTGAGCAGATGCATTGACACCCAAAAaggttgtcagggcctggcccaggctgcccagggcagggctggagtcttCATCATCCCAGTTCTGGTGCAGAGAGACCCAAGAAAAGTTTTGGCTGGCAAAGAGCACCCAGAGCTCTGGGTGTTGTCATGGCTTTGTGCTCCTGGGTGGGAAGCCATCCCATTTTAGCTTTCCATCATACcaaaagttggttttttttacatttttctgttttctctgctttcccccCCAATAGGGAAGGGCACAGGGCAGGCTGCTCTGTTGTTTCCTTACACCTCTGGGTGGGATCagggaaagctgaaaaaatgctgGGACCTGTTGTGTGCTTCAGGAGGCAAGGAAGGACCCAGGATGTCAGCCACCACGAGCCAGAGGGAGTCAGGGATGTTCCATGTGCTCTTAAATCattcctttctctgccttttgggaGGAAACCATCAAGCAAGGGGTTGAAAAACTCCCAGTTAGGAGAGGGGACGTGGTTGGGGTCGTTTGACTCAATTCAGAGCTGAGCAAAAATGCAGCATCTCCattgtttttctgcctttcagaagtccccttcatcctctttttttcctcctttccttgcCCTTCTCATGCAGAGCAAGGCCAAACCATGATGGGTTTCCTCTGCCTGTCAGGAAGATGTTTTCATTTAgtcccaggcaggcaggggcAAATCCACACCGTGGCCTCCTCCTGCTTGTGTTTATTATCAAGCAGCCCCTGATCTTTCAGCAGGTGCAGCAAAGGAcataaaatagtattttctctGCCTTGGAGCactcctttccctgcctctaGTGAGATCATCCGAGGGGTTCACAGCCTGCATGAGGTgcatttgtaattaaaataagcTGAATAACCTTGGGGCTTGCTCCTTCCCCTTTGCCATACCCAGGGGCTCATTCAGCAGCTTTTAGATGGACCTCAGGAAAACgacctccagcttttccacaccCACATCTTTGCAGGGGATGCTCTCCCGTGGGATTTCATCCTCCTTAGCAAGGTAAAGAGGGAGCCACTGTAATGAGGTAGAAACAAAGGCATGAAAAAGCTCTCcatcccctttttctccctcctgaagaagcagaaagttGCAGGAATCcaattaaacaggaaaaaaacctgccaggTCTCTGCCAAGGGTTGGTGTTTATCAGCTCCGTGGCACAACCAGCTGGCAGGAAATTGTTGCTgccttggttttgctttgaaatctCATCCATCTCCAAAGctttccctggggagcagctaCAGAATGCCAGGTGGAGAGGTGGTTGTTCCCTCCTAAGTGTATAAATCCAGAAGATCAACTCTTTCAAGCCTCAAGAAAGGTGTTCTGCAGGGTGGTGTCTCCATCTCTGGCTGCCAGAAGTGCTGAAACGTTGCCTTCTGCAAAGGGCTTTGTATTGCCAAAGTTCTCCATTTTTCTGAAtgggtttttatttcctcaCCCTTCCTGCTGGCTCCTACAGCCCCTGAGCCAAAATCCCTGAGGATTTGTGTTTTGGAActtgtgtgtgattttttttttttctctgtctctctgatGGAAATGGATTTCCTCTAGTGGGTTGGATGGGCAGAATCATGGCTGGTTGTCAGCAGACATCCCACTCACGTTTCAAATACAAATTCTGAAGTTCTTCACCCTaagttcacagaatcatcgtggctggaaaggaccttccaGCTCACTGAGTCCTAAAGGGATGGGTTTGGGGCAGAATCCCTCTGTGGCTTTCTAGGAGAGCCCCAAAACACTGCCAAGAGATGGAGATCAAGGTCTTCAGCTTCAATACCCCAGTTTGGATCATTTTCAGCTGCTATTGGGAGGTGGGAAACAGCCACAGCCATCTGCCTCCCATTCTGggtgtttaaatatatttaaagaaaacaaacccaaaaccttccTAGTGCAACATTTTGGGCTTAGTGGCTTGAAACAGAATCATCCAGGTACCTGCAAAGCTCCTCGTGGCTTCTGATGCTTTGGGTTTCCAAAGTTTCCCTCCTTGCTTTGTGAGGTGGGCAGTGTGCTGCCAGGGAGAACCAGATTTGACTGCAAAAATGagatgtatatataaaaaagaccCCATATTGCCACTTCTTCCCTGCTTTAGGGGTGCAAAGCTCTGTGGGTTTCCTGTAGGGATGCCACTGCTCCTGCATCTGCTGCATCCTGCACTGCTCCTGCTCtaggagcagctcctcagctgatCCTCTGCAAACCCTGAGTATTTAAACCCCCCAGATAAAACTGGAGCCTGGCTGAGGCTGGGGGGGTtctgcacctcccagccagGGGGAAAAAGGGATTTTCTCAGCTTTAAAAATGCCCCCCAAGTAACCCCCAGCTGGTTCTCCCCTTGCTTGGTGGTGGTTGCCAGCCCGAggagggggagggcagggagaaaagcagcttttggaGGTTTTTAGCCTGATTTTTGCTATGTTTTTTTACCACACTCCTCTGCTCTGAGGCCTGCCTGCAGATTGCAGTGCAATAAAATCAGTGCTCGCCGTAGAATTCTCTTTACTTGGGGAAAAACATGGTGCCCTTGGTAGCAGGGATATTGGATGCATCTATATTCCTGACAGcttttctctgttctcattAAGTGAAAGAGGAGATTTCGAGGCGAGCTGGGGAGGAAGATGGTTCATAACTCAGAGGAGAGCAAAGCCttgggggggttgtgtgtgATTCAGGTTGGCAATTGAGGACTTGGGGTCATTTTATTCCATTCAAGAAATCCCCAGCAAAACCTGGAGGCTGAGTCTTGAGCAGGAGAGGGGGGGATGCTCCCCCCCAACCTTCTTGCTTTGGAAGAATTCATTTGCATTTGATTTATTGCAAGCCCCAGATCTTTCCTGAATTACTCTCTTGGTTttagggagggagggaggagaacaAATGACACACTTGCTTAAAGATTTGTCATTTTTAATGGGTTTTGCTTGCTTGTGGATTTGAATCTGATGACAGGCTAATGAAGTAAATAATGCTGAAACCTGCCCTCCAGCTCAGCATTCTTTCAGAACTTTGGGGATCCTTAGGGCTCTGCTGGCAAACCTGGATTAGCACAATCTCATTATCTGGAGCTGCACGGGAGCTCTTGCCAAGAGCCACCCCCGAGCATCATCCAAGCAGCCTTGGAGCTCCTGCATCCCCATCTGGAGGTTTCTGCAGGATTAGGAGACAAGGGAAGGGGTGGGAATGGGACAGGAGAGCAAACAAGACCTTGCTTGGTGTTTCTCTGGCCAAgtctttgggtttgttgtttttcctcctccaccaAATCCAAGCTCCAGCCCTGGTGACTTTGAGCTTTCACAGCTCAGTTCTGCTCCTGTGCCTGTTCTCAAGGAACAAGATTTGGGTTGGAGATGAATGGCAGCTCTGTACAGGAGATGAAATAATGtcctggagctgccagctgggatAGATCTGGAACGCTCAgagcaccagggaaggtttggagggaagcagggagaCACATAGATGCATCCAGAGGAGTTTCTGGGGCTGATAACCTGGTTTCAGGCCATTTTGATGACAAAAGGAGATGCTGAGATGTTTCCAGGCTTCCATTTCTATCTCAGCATCCTCATTTGTCTTTCCCAGCAAGGAACCCTGATGGCTTAGGTCCAGGATTTCTGTAATTCCTGGCTTGGGGAAGCCCTGCTGGCTGTGACCATGCAGCAACCTCCAGCCCTTTGTCTCTTCTTGGGGAGATTAATCCTGTTCCTCACCAAATCCAGTAATTAGCTGGAACATCAGATAATCAGGATGCTCCTTGAGGAGTAGTGGGTGCAATTAGTAGGAAAGGGGCAAGGATCCAAGGAGAGGATTCTCCATCTTCAACTCCAGTtggacagaagaggaaaatgtttcactCAGcacagtcagacactggaatggtctcccagggggAGGagtggattcccccactttggaaagttggaagtctcagctcgaGGGGTGCTGGGACACCTCACAGAAACAAgaatatcagaagggttggaccaggtgatacttgaggccccttccaacctgaaatcctgggattctgtgatcctgggagagcatctccagggatgtGGTCGTCTGCTTCTCCTGAATCACTGAGGGAGGAGCTGTTGATCCCGGGGTGCCCCTTGGGGATCCAGTTTCAAGTGGAtttgggagggaaaaagaacTATTGAGCTCTTTAGGGGTGACTCCTGTTCCAGGCACTGGTTGTGTGGTGCTGGGTTCTCCagctttaaaaggcaaaaacctAAACCCTGGGGGTGGCTGTGTTCATCTCTTGGCTTTCAGCTTGCTGGGTGCCACACTTTCCCTGTGGAGTTTTTGCCTCCCttttctgcagcctcctctgggaagaaaaaaaaaaccaaaagaaaccaaaaaacccccaaacaaaccccttttccctttccactgTGGGACAAAACCAGTCCCCGATTTAACATGCATTACAACCCTTTTCTCTTGTCCCCATTTATCTTTCTCTTAATGTTCCTGCTTTCCAGACTGTTTAATGGATTGATAGGACCCAGAGAAATGATGAATAATGTTTTTCAGCTCCAAACCCAACACCAGAGTGTGGGGGAGATTCCAGCTGATGGAGGGTGTGGGTGCAGCTGCCTTTATTTCTTGACTCTGTTAAAAAGACCAGAAGAACGTGTTAACTCCTGGCCtcaaaaatgagaggaaaaccCCTGAGGGTTTCTTgtccttctccatcccctctcATTCACTGGAAAGATCTCTAAAGCTTCACCAGTTGTCTCCTGGTGCCAAATATCCTGAAGCATCAGAGGCTAAGGGGGAATAAAGCTTCATTATCAGGCTCAGCAGCCAAGGTGAGCAGAGGATTAGCAGCTTGGGCTGAAAATGGGCTGATTGAGTGTCCCCAGGGCCAGTGTTCTGATTGCCACCGTGCCCCTTGTCAGCATCAGCTCTGCAAATAGCTCCTTGCCATGGGTGGTAAAACAGCACTGGGGGAAATCAAAGCCCAGAGCCTGAAATCTTGTGCTGATGAaaatcccccctccccaaacccctTCTTCTTCTCAAGAtttaaagagtattttttaatttcctgctaGCCAGGGATCCCAGAATCCCTGCCAGCCAGCAGGGAAATGGGAAATAACCCGAGTGGCAGCAGTGACTTCattggagcaggagctgctgctcctctccccgTGATGCTGCTGGTGACGTCCAAGCAATCCATGtcctgctggcagaggtgaGGTGGGAAGTCCTGAGATGGACCTGGCCATAAATGAGTTGGGCAatgagctttgtttttttttaattccgCTTTGGCAGAGTTAGAATTACAGATtcatggaattgttttggttgggaaagATCTTTGAGGTCATCAAGTCCCATGGTTCTTGTCCTCTCTTGTCTGAGGgactggagagtgtccagagaagggactggagctggggaagggtctggagagcaaggagaagggtctggggaagttgtgaggagcaactgggggtcctggggagcagaggaggctgaggggagaccttgtggctctctgcaaccccctgagaggaggttggagccaggggagggtcaggctctgctcccaaggaacaagggatgggacaagaggaacttttggcacaactcaagtggtgccaggggaggtttaggttggagctggggaagaatttctgcctggaaagggttgtcagggcctggcccaggctgcccagggcagggctggagtccccatcatccctggaggggtttcagagcctggagatgtggggatgagggacatggggtggtggCTTTGGTAGAGTTGGGGTCATGGTTGACAGGaagatcttaaaggtctttttcagccAAAACAATTCCTTAGTTTAGAAGTTCAGCTGACAGCATCCTGGGAAGGAGAACACCCTCCTGGATGAGCAGGAAGGATTTGTGTGATCCAGTGGCTTTAACCCTTGTGCTTTGCAGGTGATTGGCCTGGTGATGGCTTGGCTGTACTGGCAGGAGCTGGATGACATCTACTCCAAGCTGGATGCTGTTGACTTCAAGCTCCTGGAGATGGGAGATTTCAGCTTTGGGGCAGTGGATCTGAGTGGTgcaggctggtgctggtgccTGCCCAAGGAAGGGGGTTACATCCCTGTCAatgatggggaggaggaagatgaagaagaggaggaagaggccaCCTGCCACAGCAAAGTGTGAGGAGGCTGAGGACTGAGAAGGGGGTGGATGGTGAAGGTGGAAATAATGGGATTTATTTTCTCAGGTTCAAGGGATGCTCTGGGGGGGAAACTGTAAAGGAACACTGGAGGGctctaaaaacaaacaaaaataatcaatgCACTGTGCAAGCCCAGGGAGGTCCCTGGGGtctttttgctgcctttttggTTGTGTGTCTCTTTATTGGGGTTTTTGAGGttgtttggggtggttttttttacacaatAAATGTGACTTCTGTTGGGTTTTGCAAAATCACTTCCACTTGCTCCATGCTGGGCAGGGGGGGAGGTGGCACTGGTTTGGGGTGTCTTTAGACTTATATTTAACCCAATCTCCTAAAAACGAGGGGCTTCCTGGTAGATCCCCAGGTGATAAAAAAGGAGCAGCTTGCTGGGCAGAGCCTTTCCCAAGGGCTTTTCCAGGAGTCAGATCTCCAGGGAGACACAACTTCCATCTCCTGGAACAAGATGGAAGTTTGGGAAAGGCTTGCAGAGAGGCAAACCAGCCATTTCTGAAGCTTTCCAGCTCTTCCCCATCAACAGCAAGGTGAGTTTTCATCCCCAGTGCACAGAAAAGGAGAGCCCAgcaagctggaaaataaaaacagttttattgGTGCAATGGTGCTGGCCCTGGAGATGGTGGTGACTCCCCCTCTGCTGGAGACCAACCACTAATGAGCAGGTAAGGAATGATAAGAATACTCCTTTCTGACATCTAGGTAAGAAATAGAATAGCTttgcaataaatatttctggtttagCACAACCTGGGGATCCCAGGCAGCAGGAATTAAACATCGTGCCCAGCCCTGGACTGCTGAGTTGGGGAAGAGGCTTAAAGGAAACCAAGCTTCTCCAAAgtgaaatggaaagagaaaaatgtctctttttttccccaagagcGAGGGGTCTGCAGCTCTGGCTTCATTAGGAACATCTTTTAATAACAAAGGTATTTTGGAAGCTGGAGGCTGGGGGCATTTCTTTGGATGCCCAAAGGTGGGTAAGAGCTGGTGAGCAACTCCTGGGCTCTGTCTCCCCCTTCTGACAGCTTCCAGGCTTTATATTTTAACTAAATGAGGAGCAATCCTCAGCACaagcctgaaaaaaacactttttaaaacttttttttttttttttttttttccctgacaaaTCACATTAAAACCAAATCAGGG
Above is a genomic segment from Calypte anna isolate BGI_N300 chromosome 22, bCalAnn1_v1.p, whole genome shotgun sequence containing:
- the LOC103536447 gene encoding tetraspanin-15 isoform X3, producing the protein MPQASGCRSSHLYYYSIKFALSTYATLFSFFWVLLGIFLTELLLLLIEIIFETKMNAVFHSSVQEGIRHYYDDLDFKNILDFVQEKFSCCGGDEYQDWKVNQYHSCNSTGPLACGVPYTCCIRRIPGEVVNTLCGYRTLDKERLELLEVIHVRGCIHAVGLWLKDNFEATLGIVCSLLLPQVIGLVMAWLYWQELDDIYSKLDAVDFKLLEMGDFSFGAVDLSGAGWCWCLPKEGGYIPVNDGEEEDEEEEEEATCHSKV